In a single window of the Deinococcus aetherius genome:
- a CDS encoding DNA topoisomerase IB has protein sequence MPSRTEILQDEYLRREGNKQGEFRYFWPDGEEYTDEEGVARIAALAVPPAYTDVFVSPDPDAELQAFGRDAAGRLQYRYHPDFMQAGALKKWQRLTRFADALPTLRMVTASDLRLSGLPRRKVLALMTRLLHVAHFRVGSDAYARAHKTYGLSTLRQRHVKVEGATVTFTFRGKHGVHQHRVIRDRTLAGNIARLLELPGPWLFQSVEEDGTRVRVRAPDLNAYLREVVGPFTAKDFRTWGGTLVAAEFLAEVGAPESERQARKTLVECVKFVAEDLGNTPAVTRGSYICPVIFDRYQEGKVLDDYEPRAGRAEPDLEGLTRAEAALKRMLESEKTLRTPRTRRRRKEQAEAA, from the coding sequence ATGCCCAGCCGCACCGAGATTCTGCAAGACGAGTACCTGCGCCGCGAGGGGAACAAGCAGGGCGAATTCCGCTACTTCTGGCCCGATGGGGAGGAGTACACGGACGAGGAAGGTGTGGCGCGCATCGCCGCCCTCGCCGTACCTCCCGCCTACACGGACGTGTTCGTCTCGCCCGACCCCGACGCCGAGTTGCAGGCGTTCGGGCGAGATGCCGCCGGACGGCTCCAGTACCGCTACCACCCCGACTTCATGCAGGCGGGGGCGCTGAAGAAGTGGCAGCGGCTCACGCGCTTTGCGGACGCGCTGCCGACCCTGCGGATGGTGACGGCCTCGGACCTGCGCCTCTCCGGGCTGCCCCGGCGCAAGGTGCTCGCGCTGATGACCCGGCTGCTGCACGTCGCCCACTTCCGGGTGGGAAGCGACGCCTACGCGCGGGCGCACAAGACCTATGGTCTCTCGACCCTGCGCCAGCGCCACGTCAAGGTGGAGGGCGCCACCGTGACCTTCACCTTCCGGGGCAAGCACGGGGTTCACCAGCACCGGGTCATCCGCGACCGCACCCTCGCGGGCAACATCGCGCGGCTCCTCGAACTGCCCGGCCCCTGGCTCTTTCAGAGCGTGGAGGAGGACGGCACCCGAGTGCGCGTGCGTGCCCCCGACCTCAACGCCTACCTGCGCGAGGTGGTCGGCCCCTTCACCGCCAAGGACTTCCGCACCTGGGGCGGCACCCTCGTCGCCGCCGAGTTCCTGGCCGAGGTGGGAGCGCCGGAGAGCGAGCGCCAGGCCCGCAAGACGCTCGTGGAGTGCGTCAAGTTCGTCGCCGAGGACCTGGGGAACACCCCCGCCGTCACGCGCGGCAGCTACATCTGCCCCGTCATCTTCGACCGCTACCAGGAAGGCAAGGTCCTCGACGACTACGAGCCGAGAGCGGGCCGCGCCGAGCCTGACCTGGAGGGCCTGACCCGCGCCGAAGCAGCCCTCAAGCGGATGCTGGAGAGCGAGAAGACCTTGAGGACGCCGAGGACGAGGCGGAGGAGGAAGGAGCAGGCGGAGGCGGCTTGA
- a CDS encoding four helix bundle protein: protein MRDFRTLAVWQKAHALTLGVYVANRAFPGEERFGLTSQLRRAALSIPTNIAEGCGRQAEGDSRRFLEIAAGSASETEYLLLLAGDLDYLQPQPTADLLAQTQEVKRMLSAFTARLRTP, encoded by the coding sequence GTGCGTGATTTTCGGACGTTGGCCGTATGGCAGAAGGCGCACGCGCTCACGTTAGGTGTTTACGTTGCGAACCGTGCCTTTCCCGGAGAGGAACGGTTCGGCTTGACCTCACAGCTTCGCCGGGCCGCTCTTTCCATTCCCACGAACATCGCCGAGGGCTGCGGGAGGCAGGCGGAGGGTGACTCCCGGCGTTTTCTGGAGATCGCTGCTGGCTCGGCCAGCGAGACCGAGTATCTCCTGCTTCTGGCCGGGGACCTGGACTACCTTCAGCCCCAACCCACGGCTGACCTCCTCGCTCAGACCCAGGAGGTGAAGCGAATGCTGAGCGCATTCACTGCCCGCCTCAGAACACCCTGA
- a CDS encoding ammonium transporter, which translates to MLQKTLPLLVLLGGAALAQDATPTLNSGDTAWMLVSAALVLLMTPGLAFFYGGLTRAQSVLNTMMMSVISIGLVGVLWMLAGYTLAFGEGGNALVGGLGNLGLEGLKDGLTGTIPTYVFAAFQAMFAIIALALISGAVVERMRFGAFILFGALWSLLIYSPLAHWVWSADGWLFKLGALDFAGGTVIHIAAGVSALVAAFVLGPRMGYPRTAHVPHNVPFVLLGAGLLWFGWMGFNAGSALSAGQTAGLAFITTLIAPAAAMLTWLAWESGRNGKPTAVGAATGLVVGLVAITPACAFVSPWASVIVGALGATASFWAVQYKHRLGADDSLDVFACHGVAGIVGALLTGALAWTTGSGKPAFEQLLIQALGVLASVAFTGLGSFVLLRLVSLLTPLRVPASQEVAGIDISAHSEQGYSENETGLGAPVFLGGD; encoded by the coding sequence ATGCTGCAAAAGACCCTCCCCCTGCTCGTGCTCCTGGGCGGCGCGGCCCTCGCGCAGGACGCCACGCCGACGCTGAACTCGGGCGACACCGCCTGGATGCTCGTCTCGGCGGCGCTCGTGCTCCTGATGACGCCGGGCCTCGCCTTCTTCTACGGCGGCCTGACCCGCGCCCAGAGCGTCCTGAACACCATGATGATGAGCGTGATCTCCATCGGGCTCGTCGGTGTCCTGTGGATGCTCGCGGGGTACACGCTCGCCTTCGGGGAGGGCGGGAACGCGCTCGTCGGCGGCCTCGGCAACCTCGGGCTGGAGGGGCTGAAAGACGGCCTGACCGGCACCATCCCCACCTACGTCTTCGCGGCCTTCCAGGCGATGTTCGCCATCATCGCGCTCGCCCTGATCAGCGGCGCGGTCGTCGAGCGGATGCGTTTCGGCGCCTTCATCCTCTTCGGGGCGCTGTGGAGCCTGCTGATCTACTCGCCGCTTGCCCACTGGGTCTGGAGCGCGGACGGCTGGCTCTTCAAGCTCGGGGCGCTCGACTTCGCGGGCGGCACCGTCATCCACATCGCGGCGGGCGTGAGCGCCCTGGTCGCGGCGTTCGTTCTCGGGCCGCGCATGGGCTACCCCCGCACGGCGCACGTGCCGCACAACGTGCCCTTCGTCCTCCTTGGGGCCGGGCTGCTGTGGTTCGGCTGGATGGGTTTCAACGCCGGGAGTGCGCTGAGTGCCGGGCAGACCGCCGGGCTCGCCTTCATCACCACCCTGATCGCCCCCGCCGCCGCGATGCTGACCTGGCTCGCCTGGGAGAGCGGCCGCAACGGCAAGCCCACCGCCGTCGGCGCCGCCACCGGCCTCGTCGTCGGCCTCGTCGCCATCACCCCCGCCTGCGCCTTCGTCAGCCCCTGGGCCTCGGTCATCGTCGGGGCGCTCGGCGCCACCGCCAGCTTCTGGGCCGTGCAGTACAAGCACCGCCTGGGCGCGGACGACTCGCTCGACGTGTTCGCCTGCCACGGGGTCGCCGGGATCGTCGGGGCGCTGCTGACCGGGGCGCTCGCCTGGACCACCGGCAGCGGCAAGCCCGCCTTTGAGCAGCTTCTGATCCAGGCCCTCGGCGTCCTCGCCAGCGTCGCCTTTACCGGCCTCGGCTCCTTCGTCCTGCTGAGACTCGTCAGTCTGCTGACCCCCCTGCGGGTGCCCGCCAGCCAGGAGGTTGCCGGAATCGACATCAGCGCCCATAGCGAGCAGGGCTACTCCGAGAACGAGACCGGCCTCGGCGCTCCCGTCTTCCTCGGCGGCGACTGA
- the pth gene encoding aminoacyl-tRNA hydrolase, which produces MRLVVGLGNPGPNYARTRHNIGWLVVDEVARRWAAAWRKEKDAEVAEVRVGPAPGARVLLVKPLTFMNAAGKAVGPLVSFYKLEPDAMLVVQDDLDSPFGLLKFRLGGRHGGQNGVRDIIRVLGTDAFPRLKIGISRPPAGWDPADWVLSRWREEEADTLAELVRLGADAVEAWAQHGLAEAQGRFNGTDLRPKLPVPSEETPQPEPGVS; this is translated from the coding sequence GTGCGCCTCGTCGTGGGCCTGGGTAACCCCGGACCGAACTACGCCCGCACCCGCCACAACATCGGCTGGCTGGTGGTGGACGAGGTGGCCCGCCGCTGGGCCGCCGCCTGGCGCAAGGAGAAGGACGCCGAGGTCGCCGAGGTTCGGGTCGGCCCGGCCCCCGGCGCCCGTGTCCTGCTCGTCAAGCCGCTCACCTTCATGAACGCGGCGGGCAAGGCGGTGGGGCCGCTCGTCTCCTTTTACAAGTTGGAGCCGGACGCCATGCTCGTCGTGCAGGACGACCTCGACAGCCCCTTCGGCCTGCTGAAGTTCCGGCTGGGCGGGCGGCACGGCGGGCAGAACGGGGTGCGCGACATCATCCGGGTGCTGGGCACCGACGCCTTCCCGCGCCTGAAGATCGGCATCTCGCGCCCCCCGGCGGGCTGGGACCCGGCGGACTGGGTGCTCAGCCGTTGGCGCGAGGAGGAGGCGGATACCCTCGCCGAACTCGTGCGGCTGGGCGCGGACGCGGTGGAAGCCTGGGCCCAGCACGGGCTGGCGGAGGCGCAGGGCCGCTTCAACGGCACCGACCTGCGCCCGAAACTGCCCGTTCCGTCCGAGGAGACGCCCCAGCCCGAGCCCGGCGTATCCTGA
- a CDS encoding N-acetyltransferase: protein MTLLSLDSIAVPDLHPQAPLTTRKARLSDIDAIHELIGYWAARGLMLVRSKALLAETIRDFHLVLAEPHGGKPGGLAGVCGLHMLAPDLAEVRGLAIHPSMQGRGLGKQLVEACEREAREIALPALFAWTYQQGFFEKCGFTRIEKTNLHPKVWSECQRCAFFENCNEIAMYKELSAVSDQPSAGNAGA from the coding sequence ATGACCCTCCTCTCCCTCGATTCCATTGCCGTTCCCGACCTGCATCCGCAGGCGCCGCTGACCACCCGCAAGGCACGGCTGAGCGACATCGACGCCATCCACGAGCTGATCGGCTACTGGGCGGCGCGCGGCCTGATGCTGGTGCGCTCCAAGGCGCTCCTCGCCGAGACTATCCGCGACTTCCACCTCGTCCTCGCCGAGCCGCACGGGGGCAAGCCGGGCGGGCTGGCGGGGGTCTGCGGCCTGCACATGCTCGCGCCCGACCTCGCGGAGGTGCGCGGCCTCGCCATTCACCCCAGCATGCAGGGGCGGGGGCTGGGCAAACAACTCGTCGAGGCCTGCGAGCGGGAGGCGCGCGAAATCGCCCTGCCAGCCCTCTTCGCGTGGACGTACCAGCAGGGCTTTTTCGAGAAGTGCGGTTTCACCCGGATCGAGAAGACGAACCTGCACCCGAAGGTGTGGAGCGAGTGCCAGCGGTGCGCGTTCTTCGAGAACTGCAACGAGATCGCGATGTACAAGGAGCTTTCAGCCGTCAGCGATCAGCCGTCAGCAGGAAACGCTGGTGCGTGA
- a CDS encoding P-II family nitrogen regulator gives MKLITAVVRPERVQQVKEALFQAGISGITLSRVSGHGGEQEVVEHYRGTRVMVEFREKVEFRMAVSEPFVEVAIRAICQGARTGEVGDGKIFVQPLERVVRIRTGEEDNAALTPVTEKKLAPVVPV, from the coding sequence ATGAAGCTGATCACGGCGGTCGTGCGCCCCGAACGGGTGCAGCAGGTCAAGGAGGCCCTCTTCCAGGCGGGCATCAGCGGCATCACCCTCAGCCGGGTGTCGGGGCACGGCGGCGAGCAGGAGGTCGTCGAGCATTACCGGGGCACGCGGGTGATGGTCGAGTTCCGGGAGAAGGTCGAGTTCCGCATGGCCGTGTCCGAGCCCTTCGTGGAGGTGGCGATCCGCGCGATCTGCCAGGGGGCGCGCACGGGCGAGGTCGGCGACGGCAAGATCTTCGTGCAGCCGCTGGAGCGCGTGGTTCGCATCCGCACCGGCGAGGAGGACAACGCCGCCCTCACCCCCGTCACCGAGAAGAAACTCGCGCCGGTCGTTCCGGTCTAA
- a CDS encoding DoxX family protein produces MRNAQPPTFWACTLARLLLGVGLILVGIGHLTTLRQEFRAQVPRWLPLDPDFVVLASGAVEIVLGAALLALPRQRVAVGWVVAAFFVVIFPGNVSQYLTRTDAFGLDTDGARLIRLFFQPLLVVWALWSTGAWPRRREDHGKSP; encoded by the coding sequence TTGAGAAACGCTCAGCCCCCGACCTTCTGGGCCTGCACGCTTGCCCGCCTCCTGCTGGGTGTGGGGCTGATTCTGGTGGGCATAGGCCACCTGACGACACTTCGGCAGGAGTTTCGGGCACAGGTGCCGAGGTGGCTGCCGCTCGATCCCGACTTCGTGGTGCTGGCCTCCGGGGCCGTGGAGATCGTGCTGGGCGCGGCCCTGCTCGCGCTGCCCCGCCAGCGCGTGGCCGTGGGCTGGGTGGTCGCCGCCTTTTTCGTCGTCATCTTTCCCGGCAACGTCTCGCAATACCTCACGCGCACCGACGCCTTCGGGCTGGACACGGACGGGGCGCGGCTCATCCGGCTGTTCTTCCAGCCCCTGCTGGTGGTGTGGGCCCTGTGGTCCACGGGGGCGTGGCCGAGGCGGCGTGAGGATCATGGCAAAAGCCCTTGA
- the carA gene encoding glutamine-hydrolyzing carbamoyl-phosphate synthase small subunit produces MIRKERAILALEDGTVYRGYAFGHRGETVGEVVFNTSMTGYQEIMTDPSYNGQIVTITYPHVGNYGVAIYDMESNKPYVRGFISREFSSEYSNHRAQQSLEAFMQQYGVVSIQGIDTRALVRRLRTGGVVKGVIAHRSYTHPEDPYGEFTPAEEQVYVQRARDHQDIDGHDMTREVTTSLPYAFPTLRHGKRVVLMDFGIKHTIIERLAEVGIEPIVVPAHTTSAQIMALQPHGLFLSNGPGDPAPLEYAHKTAWELMGLLPTFGICLGHQILGLAAGGRTFKMKFGHRGGNQPVKNLLTGNVEITSQNHGYAVDIESIPNGAFVATHVNLNDGTLEGMAHSRYPVFSVQYHPEASPGPHDSRYLFDRFIEEIDAFDGTSGTPVEKATSGRLGV; encoded by the coding sequence ATGATCAGAAAAGAACGCGCCATCCTCGCCCTCGAAGACGGCACCGTGTACCGGGGCTACGCCTTCGGGCACCGGGGCGAGACGGTCGGCGAGGTGGTGTTCAACACCTCCATGACGGGCTACCAGGAGATCATGACCGATCCCTCGTACAACGGGCAGATCGTGACGATCACCTACCCGCACGTCGGGAACTACGGGGTGGCGATCTACGACATGGAGAGCAACAAGCCGTATGTTCGCGGCTTCATCTCCCGCGAGTTCTCCAGTGAGTATTCCAACCACCGCGCCCAGCAGTCGCTCGAAGCCTTCATGCAGCAGTACGGGGTGGTGAGCATCCAGGGCATCGACACCCGGGCGCTCGTGCGGCGGCTGCGGACGGGCGGCGTGGTGAAGGGCGTGATCGCCCACCGCTCGTACACCCACCCGGAGGACCCCTACGGCGAGTTCACGCCTGCCGAGGAGCAGGTCTACGTGCAGCGGGCCCGTGACCACCAGGACATCGACGGGCACGACATGACGAGGGAGGTCACGACCTCCCTGCCCTACGCCTTCCCCACCCTGCGGCACGGCAAGCGCGTCGTGCTGATGGATTTCGGGATCAAGCACACCATCATCGAGCGGCTGGCGGAGGTCGGCATCGAGCCCATCGTGGTGCCCGCGCACACCACCTCGGCGCAGATCATGGCGCTTCAGCCCCACGGCCTCTTCCTCTCGAACGGTCCGGGCGACCCGGCTCCCCTCGAATACGCTCACAAGACCGCCTGGGAACTCATGGGCCTGCTGCCCACCTTCGGCATCTGCCTGGGGCACCAGATTCTGGGCCTCGCGGCGGGTGGGCGCACCTTCAAGATGAAGTTCGGGCACCGGGGCGGGAATCAGCCGGTCAAGAACCTGCTCACGGGCAACGTGGAGATCACCTCGCAGAACCACGGGTACGCGGTCGATATCGAGTCAATCCCGAACGGCGCTTTCGTCGCCACGCACGTGAACCTCAACGACGGCACGCTGGAGGGTATGGCGCACAGCCGCTACCCCGTCTTCTCCGTGCAGTACCACCCGGAGGCCAGCCCCGGGCCGCACGACAGCCGCTACCTCTTCGACCGCTTCATCGAGGAGATCGACGCCTTCGACGGAACGAGCGGAACGCCGGTCGAGAAGGCGACCTCGGGGCGGCTGGGCGTTTGA
- a CDS encoding uracil-DNA glycosylase, whose translation MTDQPSLFGDAVTDTATETPKALLPAGLPESWQQALAAEFASPSFHALRDFLVEERRAHNVYPPAPDVFNALRYTPLENVKVFILGQDPYHGAGQAHGLAFSVRPGVRPPPSLVNIYKELQTDVGFKPPRHGYLRAWAEQGVLLLNAVLTVRQGEPNSHAGKGWEAITDAVIHAVNAKPQRVVFVLWGAYARKKAKLITGKQHVIIESAHPSPLSVAKFLGTKPFSKVNAALEEAGETPIDWQLPEKAEEQ comes from the coding sequence ATGACCGACCAACCCAGCCTCTTCGGCGACGCGGTGACCGACACCGCGACCGAAACGCCCAAAGCCCTTCTCCCCGCCGGACTCCCGGAGTCGTGGCAGCAGGCGCTCGCCGCCGAGTTTGCCTCCCCGTCCTTCCACGCGCTGCGGGACTTTCTGGTGGAGGAACGCCGCGCGCACAACGTCTACCCGCCTGCCCCGGACGTGTTCAACGCCCTGCGCTACACGCCGCTGGAGAACGTGAAGGTCTTCATCCTCGGCCAGGACCCCTACCACGGGGCGGGGCAGGCGCACGGCCTCGCCTTCAGCGTGCGGCCCGGGGTACGGCCGCCGCCCAGCCTCGTCAACATCTACAAGGAGTTGCAGACGGACGTGGGCTTCAAACCGCCCCGGCACGGCTACCTGCGGGCGTGGGCCGAGCAGGGCGTGCTGCTGCTCAATGCCGTCCTCACGGTGCGGCAGGGCGAGCCGAACAGTCACGCGGGCAAGGGCTGGGAGGCGATCACCGACGCCGTGATCCACGCCGTGAACGCCAAGCCGCAGCGGGTCGTGTTCGTCCTGTGGGGCGCCTACGCCCGTAAGAAGGCGAAGCTGATCACGGGCAAGCAGCACGTCATCATCGAGTCGGCCCACCCCAGCCCCCTGAGCGTGGCGAAGTTCCTGGGCACGAAGCCCTTCTCCAAGGTGAACGCCGCGCTGGAGGAGGCGGGCGAGACGCCGATAGACTGGCAACTTCCCGAGAAGGCGGAGGAGCAGTAG
- a CDS encoding DUF7925 domain-containing protein, whose amino-acid sequence MKRLPLTLACLLASPGAWAQSPPISTTQPRVQFTLTQDLVRRVQQGGQDVEQIVPNVKTVVPGDLLREQISVKNVGGETLRRVFVGSPVPRGTEFVGEVTANTSRWRVEYSIDDGRTYNAAPRRTVTVSENGQTVTREVIAPVSTYTHVRWTVGELGPGKTLKFAFRVRVK is encoded by the coding sequence TTGAAGCGTCTCCCGCTCACGCTCGCCTGCCTGCTCGCCTCTCCTGGTGCCTGGGCGCAGTCGCCTCCAATCTCCACCACTCAGCCACGCGTCCAGTTCACGCTCACGCAGGACCTCGTGCGGCGGGTTCAGCAGGGCGGGCAGGACGTCGAGCAGATTGTGCCGAACGTCAAGACGGTCGTGCCGGGCGACCTGCTGCGCGAGCAGATCAGCGTGAAAAACGTCGGCGGCGAGACGTTGCGGCGCGTCTTCGTGGGCTCGCCCGTGCCGCGAGGCACTGAGTTCGTGGGAGAGGTGACCGCGAACACGAGTCGCTGGCGCGTGGAGTACAGCATCGACGACGGGCGAACCTACAACGCCGCCCCCAGACGCACGGTGACGGTCAGCGAGAACGGCCAGACCGTCACGCGCGAGGTGATCGCCCCGGTGTCTACCTACACGCATGTCCGCTGGACGGTCGGCGAGTTGGGACCGGGCAAGACGCTGAAGTTCGCCTTCCGGGTGCGGGTGAAGTAG
- a CDS encoding M42 family metallopeptidase codes for MTTTELRLDLLRQLSNLNGVPGQEDAVRDFVLRELEGLTDEVRVDPLGNVIALRRGREDAAEGRQRVMLSAHMDEIGFLVRFVDDRGFLRVQPLGGFDNRNLFARNVTVQTRGGALPGVMTPGGKPIHISSPEDRKKIPELAEFFVDLGLDAEEVRRRVRIGDMVTLDQTARQMGKLTVGKAMDDRACVFLQLELLRHFGETRPRHDVVAVFSVQEEVGLRGATTAAYGVEPSVGIGLDVTLAVDTPGVPAEEAVTRLGGGIGIKVFDSSMISTRRLVDEVVDLAEREGVRYQLEVLPLGGTDGAAIQLSRSGVPSITLSVPTRYIHTVVEAVHEDDLRAGLALLVAYLG; via the coding sequence ATGACCACAACCGAACTGCGGCTGGACCTCCTCCGTCAGCTCTCAAACCTCAACGGCGTGCCCGGCCAGGAGGACGCCGTGCGCGACTTCGTGCTGCGCGAGCTGGAGGGCCTGACCGACGAGGTGCGGGTGGATCCCCTGGGCAACGTGATCGCCCTGCGCCGGGGGCGGGAGGACGCCGCCGAGGGACGCCAGCGGGTGATGCTCAGCGCCCACATGGACGAGATCGGCTTCCTGGTGCGCTTCGTGGACGACCGGGGCTTCCTGCGGGTGCAACCGCTCGGCGGCTTCGACAACCGCAACCTCTTCGCCCGCAACGTGACGGTGCAGACGCGCGGCGGCGCCCTGCCCGGGGTCATGACGCCCGGCGGCAAGCCCATCCACATCTCCTCCCCGGAGGACCGCAAGAAGATCCCCGAACTCGCCGAGTTCTTCGTGGACCTGGGCCTGGACGCGGAGGAGGTGAGGCGCCGGGTCCGCATCGGGGACATGGTGACGCTCGACCAGACGGCCCGGCAGATGGGCAAGCTCACGGTGGGCAAGGCGATGGACGACCGCGCCTGCGTCTTCCTGCAACTCGAACTGCTGCGCCACTTCGGCGAGACCCGCCCCCGGCACGACGTGGTGGCCGTCTTCAGCGTGCAGGAGGAGGTGGGGCTGCGCGGCGCCACCACCGCCGCCTACGGGGTCGAGCCTTCCGTCGGTATCGGCCTGGACGTGACGCTGGCGGTGGACACCCCCGGCGTGCCCGCAGAGGAGGCCGTCACCCGGCTGGGCGGGGGCATCGGCATCAAGGTCTTCGACTCCTCCATGATCTCGACCCGGCGGCTGGTGGACGAGGTGGTGGACCTCGCCGAGCGCGAGGGCGTCCGCTACCAGCTCGAAGTGCTGCCGCTGGGCGGCACGGACGGCGCTGCCATCCAACTCTCCCGCTCGGGCGTACCCTCTATCACCCTCAGCGTCCCCACCCGCTACATCCACACGGTCGTCGAGGCCGTCCACGAGGACGACCTGCGCGCGGGCCTCGCCCTGCTCGTCGCCTACCTCGGCTGA
- a CDS encoding V-type ATPase subunit subunit G family protein — protein sequence MDVSSRVLSELASREAALDAQIEAAREEARREIEAAEAEAARILRDAQARAQAMQAESEGQLQAETARIREEARAQAEREAQATHERSSARVQQAAEQILRAVLP from the coding sequence TTGGACGTCTCCAGTCGAGTCTTGAGTGAGCTGGCGAGCCGCGAGGCGGCGCTGGACGCGCAGATCGAGGCGGCCCGCGAGGAAGCGAGGCGCGAGATCGAGGCCGCCGAGGCCGAGGCTGCCCGGATCCTTCGGGATGCCCAGGCGCGCGCGCAGGCAATGCAGGCCGAGAGCGAAGGACAGCTTCAGGCCGAGACCGCCCGCATCCGCGAGGAGGCTCGTGCCCAGGCCGAGCGGGAAGCGCAGGCCACCCACGAGCGGTCGTCGGCGCGGGTGCAGCAGGCCGCCGAGCAGATCCTGAGGGCGGTGCTGCCGTGA
- a CDS encoding DUF427 domain-containing protein, with translation MFRSRPLPIPPGPGQESVWDYPRPPRLERTSARLEIWLSGVKIAETTAAFRVLETSHPPTYYLPPEAFLPGVLVPAGGGSVCEWKGEATYWTLRAGGKTAEAAAWSYERPNPAFAPIAGHVAVYAGRVDECWVDGDRVTPQPGGFYGGWITSNVVGPFKGEPGTLGW, from the coding sequence ATGTTCCGCTCGCGCCCCCTCCCTATCCCGCCCGGTCCCGGTCAGGAGAGCGTCTGGGACTACCCACGCCCGCCCCGGCTGGAGCGCACGTCCGCCCGGCTCGAAATCTGGCTCAGTGGAGTGAAGATCGCGGAGACGACCGCAGCCTTCCGTGTGCTGGAGACGAGTCATCCACCCACCTATTACCTGCCGCCCGAGGCCTTCCTGCCCGGTGTGCTCGTTCCGGCAGGGGGGGGCAGCGTCTGTGAGTGGAAGGGCGAGGCGACGTACTGGACGCTGCGGGCGGGAGGGAAGACGGCGGAAGCGGCGGCGTGGAGCTACGAGCGGCCTAATCCCGCCTTCGCGCCCATCGCCGGGCACGTGGCCGTCTACGCGGGCCGGGTGGACGAGTGCTGGGTGGACGGCGACCGCGTGACGCCGCAGCCGGGCGGCTTCTACGGCGGCTGGATCACGTCGAATGTGGTGGGGCCGTTCAAGGGCGAGCCGGGGACGCTGGGCTGGTAA
- a CDS encoding alpha-hydroxy acid oxidase, whose translation MTTINLPDADVPELSGTVNLADLEALGRARLDRNALEYYASGANDEVTLRANREGFRAIRLRPRVLVDVSNVDVRTEVLGLPLACPVGIAPSAFHGLAHETAERGTARAAASAGSLMTLSTFSNTPIEDVARDAVGRLWFQLYPYTDREASADLVRRAEAAGARALVVTVDAPFVGRREPNERHRFALPPHLGVPNAGSREHLARMESESGSQLVNYFQGLVDKAFTWADLAWLRSVTTLPIVLKGILTAEDALLAAEHGAHVWVSNHGGRQLDTAVSSIEALPEVVEAVEGRVEVYLDGGVTRGTDVLKAVALGARAVFLGRAALWGLAAGGEAGVRRTLDLLQDELRLALALCGKQNIGQVGRDLVRL comes from the coding sequence GTGACCACCATCAACCTGCCGGACGCCGACGTTCCCGAGCTGAGCGGCACGGTGAACCTCGCGGACCTCGAAGCTCTCGGACGGGCCCGCCTCGACCGCAACGCGCTGGAGTACTACGCGAGCGGCGCGAACGATGAGGTGACGCTGCGGGCGAACCGGGAGGGCTTTCGTGCCATTCGTCTGCGGCCCCGCGTGTTGGTGGACGTGTCGAACGTGGACGTTCGGACGGAGGTGCTGGGGCTGCCGCTCGCCTGCCCGGTGGGCATCGCGCCGAGCGCCTTTCACGGCCTCGCGCACGAGACGGCGGAGAGGGGCACGGCCCGCGCGGCGGCCTCGGCAGGAAGCCTAATGACCCTGAGCACCTTCAGCAACACGCCCATTGAGGATGTGGCGCGGGACGCGGTGGGCCGCCTGTGGTTTCAGCTCTACCCCTACACCGACCGGGAGGCCAGCGCCGACCTCGTGCGACGGGCCGAGGCGGCGGGGGCGCGGGCCCTCGTGGTGACGGTGGACGCGCCGTTCGTTGGTCGCCGCGAGCCGAACGAACGCCACCGCTTCGCCCTGCCGCCGCACCTGGGCGTGCCCAATGCGGGCAGCCGCGAACACCTCGCCCGGATGGAGTCGGAGAGCGGGTCGCAGCTCGTGAACTACTTTCAGGGGCTGGTGGACAAAGCCTTCACCTGGGCGGACCTCGCGTGGCTGCGGTCGGTGACCACGCTGCCCATCGTCCTCAAGGGCATCCTGACCGCCGAGGACGCGCTGCTTGCCGCCGAGCACGGCGCCCACGTCTGGGTCAGCAACCACGGAGGAAGGCAGCTCGACACCGCCGTCAGCTCCATCGAGGCCCTGCCCGAGGTCGTGGAGGCGGTGGAGGGACGCGTAGAGGTCTACCTCGACGGCGGCGTGACGCGCGGAACGGACGTGCTCAAAGCGGTGGCTCTCGGCGCGAGGGCCGTCTTTCTGGGCCGGGCGGCGCTGTGGGGTCTCGCGGCGGGCGGGGAGGCGGGCGTGCGGCGCACCCTCGACCTCCTGCAAGACGAGTTGCGGCTGGCGCTGGCCCTGTGCGGCAAGCAGAACATCGGGCAGGTGGGAAGGGATTTGGTGAGGTTGTGA